CGGCACTGGTATCTAACCCTCCTGAAAAGGCGATTCCCACTTTTTGACCTAGTGGTATGGTTTTTAAAATTGTACTAGACATATAAGTTCCTATGATTTTTTGAGCGAAAAATAACTTTAACTCCCTAAACGTCCTCTCATTCTAACAAAATTTTATATAAAATAAACCTGACTTTTTTAACAAATTATGCTATTTTCGCCCTAATTTTTAAATTAAAGGAATACTTATAATGTCAGTTATATTAACAACAAAACAGAAACAATACTTAAAAAGTCTGGCTCATCATTTAAGTCCAGTAGTAATGCTTGGTAACAATGGGTTAACAGAGGGTGTGTTAGCGGAAATTGATTGTGCGCTTAATCATCACGAGTTGATTAAAGTAAAAATTTCAGGGGCAGATCGTGAAATGAAGCAGTTGATCATTGATGCGATTATACGTGAAACCAAAGCGACAAATGTACAAACCATTGGGCATATTTTAGTTTTGTATCGTGAAAGTGAAGATAAAAAGATCACTTTACCAAAAGCAAAAAAATCGATCTAAAACAAGCGGTAACTTGTTATCGAAAATTTGCAAAAACATTTGTAACAACTAATAAGACAGTAAAGACCACTCTAATGAGTGGTCTTTTTTTAGCTTATTTTACCTCTGGTATAATATCTAATTCTAAGTCTTTAGGAAGAATTAAATTGAGTGA
This DNA window, taken from Pasteurella skyensis, encodes the following:
- the yhbY gene encoding ribosome assembly RNA-binding protein YhbY; amino-acid sequence: MSVILTTKQKQYLKSLAHHLSPVVMLGNNGLTEGVLAEIDCALNHHELIKVKISGADREMKQLIIDAIIRETKATNVQTIGHILVLYRESEDKKITLPKAKKSI